One window of Chryseobacterium indologenes genomic DNA carries:
- a CDS encoding LytR/AlgR family response regulator transcription factor — MKALIVDDNDIARTTLAHLAKQIPNLTVIDEFPNAINAYNYLQSNPVDLIFLDIEMPEMTGIELTKTLSGKDTIIIFTTSKKEYALEAFELNIADYLLKPIMPARFLQAVSKAQTILESRKENVEVTRDEFLFVRDSNVTRRLKLDDIFYAEAMGDYVKFYTKEKMFAIHGKMKTAEERLPKDHFIRVHRSYIVSVSKIDTLQDGGIMINGKFIPVADAYRKALNTRMNVF; from the coding sequence ATGAAAGCTTTAATCGTGGATGATAACGACATTGCAAGGACAACTTTAGCACATCTGGCAAAACAGATACCTAATCTCACGGTTATTGATGAATTTCCCAATGCGATTAACGCTTACAATTACCTGCAGTCCAATCCGGTCGATTTAATTTTTCTGGATATAGAAATGCCTGAAATGACAGGAATTGAACTCACGAAAACACTTTCAGGTAAAGATACTATTATTATTTTCACGACTTCCAAAAAAGAGTATGCACTTGAAGCTTTTGAGCTCAATATTGCTGATTATCTTTTAAAACCTATTATGCCGGCAAGATTCCTGCAGGCGGTAAGCAAGGCACAAACCATTCTCGAAAGCAGAAAAGAAAATGTGGAAGTAACCAGAGATGAGTTCCTTTTTGTAAGAGATTCCAATGTTACCAGACGCTTAAAGCTGGATGATATTTTTTACGCAGAAGCCATGGGTGATTATGTGAAGTTTTATACAAAGGAAAAAATGTTTGCCATTCACGGTAAAATGAAAACCGCTGAAGAACGTCTTCCTAAAGATCATTTTATAAGAGTTCACCGCTCTTATATTGTTTCTGTAAGTAAGATTGATACCCTTCAGGATGGCGGGATCATGATCAACGGTAAATTCATTCCCGTAGCGGATGCCTATCGTAAAGCACTCAATACAAGAATGAACGTTTTTTAG
- a CDS encoding alpha/beta fold hydrolase, with amino-acid sequence MKTGLKQLIAILFTITGIFGNFMYGQKAPIKNIILVHGAFVDGSGWEGIYKELVKKGYHVSVTQQTLLSYEDDVKQVNRIIDQQDGPCILVGHSYGGAIITTAGNNPKVAGLVYLAAHAPDEGESEADNGKKYPSEYQSLIKGNDGFDYINPSNFPTDFAGGIAKEKADFMAVSQTPTQDSVFHAIIHNPAWKSKPVWYMVAKADKIINPDLERFYAKRANSKRIIEIAGASHCVFMTYPKEAAELIIEAAHGSK; translated from the coding sequence ATGAAAACCGGATTGAAGCAACTTATAGCCATCCTGTTTACCATTACAGGAATCTTTGGAAATTTTATGTATGGGCAAAAAGCACCCATCAAAAACATTATTTTGGTTCATGGAGCTTTTGTAGACGGCTCCGGCTGGGAAGGAATCTATAAAGAACTTGTCAAAAAGGGCTATCATGTTTCTGTAACTCAACAGACTTTACTTTCTTATGAGGATGATGTGAAGCAGGTAAACAGAATTATTGACCAGCAGGATGGTCCCTGCATATTGGTGGGTCACAGTTACGGCGGAGCCATTATAACCACCGCAGGAAACAATCCAAAAGTTGCCGGACTAGTATATCTTGCTGCCCACGCTCCTGATGAAGGAGAATCTGAGGCTGACAACGGAAAAAAATATCCGTCAGAATATCAATCTCTGATTAAAGGAAATGACGGATTTGATTATATAAACCCATCCAACTTTCCGACGGATTTTGCCGGAGGCATAGCTAAAGAAAAAGCTGATTTTATGGCCGTCTCACAAACGCCTACACAAGACTCAGTTTTTCACGCCATTATTCATAACCCGGCCTGGAAATCAAAACCAGTGTGGTACATGGTTGCTAAAGCAGATAAAATTATAAATCCAGATTTGGAACGTTTCTATGCAAAACGGGCCAATAGTAAAAGAATAATAGAAATAGCAGGTGCAAGCCATTGTGTCTTCATGACCTATCCTAAAGAAGCTGCTGAACTGATTATTGAAGCTGCTCATGGAAGTAAATAA
- a CDS encoding Dps family protein has product MKTKIGITEKNTEAVAEQLAKLLADETLLYIKTRNAHWNVTGDNFHANHIFFEEQYKQLDEMMDSVAERMRKIGHYAPATMKIFLELTHLTEDSERTNDGPGFMKDLLSDHESIIEFLRGNITPFAEKYKDYGTSDFITGLMETHEEMAWMIRSYFR; this is encoded by the coding sequence ATGAAAACAAAAATCGGAATTACAGAAAAAAACACAGAAGCTGTTGCAGAACAACTGGCAAAATTATTAGCTGATGAGACACTGCTTTACATCAAAACAAGAAATGCACACTGGAATGTTACCGGAGACAACTTCCACGCTAACCACATTTTCTTTGAAGAACAGTACAAACAACTGGATGAAATGATGGACAGCGTTGCAGAACGTATGCGAAAAATAGGACATTATGCTCCGGCAACCATGAAAATTTTTCTGGAACTGACTCATTTAACTGAAGATAGTGAAAGAACCAATGACGGACCCGGCTTTATGAAAGACCTTTTGAGCGACCACGAAAGCATCATCGAGTTTCTCCGTGGAAACATCACTCCTTTTGCAGAAAAATATAAAGATTACGGAACCAGTGACTTTATAACAGGTCTAATGGAAACCCATGAAGAAATGGCATGGATGATCCGTTCATATTTCAGATAA
- the arr gene encoding NAD(+)--rifampin ADP-ribosyltransferase, with translation MSKKNAELALLLQNHPSDKGPFYHGTKADLQIGDLLTAGGTSNYKSELKMNHIYFTALMNGAGLAAALAKGDGTERVYIVEPTGIFENDPNVTDKKFPGNPTRSYRSEIPLKIVGEAKEWTKPNPEDLQKFREKLDDNKGEIIN, from the coding sequence ATGTCAAAAAAGAATGCCGAGCTGGCATTGTTATTACAAAATCATCCTTCTGATAAAGGACCTTTTTACCATGGAACAAAAGCCGATTTACAGATAGGAGACCTGTTGACGGCTGGTGGAACGTCAAATTACAAGTCAGAATTAAAAATGAATCATATTTATTTTACAGCTTTGATGAACGGGGCAGGGCTGGCTGCTGCTTTAGCAAAAGGCGATGGAACAGAGCGTGTATATATTGTGGAACCCACAGGTATTTTTGAAAATGATCCCAATGTAACAGATAAGAAATTTCCGGGAAACCCGACCCGTTCTTATCGTTCCGAAATACCTTTAAAAATTGTCGGAGAGGCTAAAGAATGGACAAAACCTAACCCTGAAGATCTTCAGAAGTTTCGTGAGAAATTAGATGACAACAAGGGAGAGATCATCAATTAG
- a CDS encoding sensor histidine kinase — protein MIGLCRNILTVGFLFAFLLIYSQQYTVQLFNTDNGLPQNSVKDIIKDKYGFIWLTTENGIVRYDGLNFFVHKNLPLNSQRFTYFYGDSKKDSIFTAGDYGKTVLIHQKVPKVINNIKKYPTIIVKDNINYHLCISNYTYSPSPGVCFFMDFKKGKYLITQNSFVYEDYHSKSRIKVNVKPLYKNNPNAFTIGDILFYIDRNAKKVRKIEEGKITDSYDLPIVADPMSKIFWNRINGQGFVLNNDILYRCIYKDGTLKLLKLAQLDHISESNLMSVYYDEKYKKLYIGSSTDGLKIVSLTDFISSKRGTPKSSVVFYAIQPYNDSCVINPAGEIYNRNGLVKSKNFEKNISYFLNFDKQGNIVTRREQTLFVYNKNSDFTDFQSISTGEDTVKDFFFADGKYYVLAVKQKKGNTEFTGTLSIYKDLPYKSLKKKYLFANEPTKVILTENGDILVGTIKGLYKISVKHNKIYDLTGKNELSIRDIVHTADGNLWVTTLGRGFYLIKNNQLIKMPGDPEGNLLSPHTLLEDQNGYFWIPTNNGLYKIRENMLLKYAQNRNFKLNYYRYSKEAGFNTNEFNGGSNVNGNKLKNGDFVLPSLNGLVFFNPLKVKSYYPTEMYIERALVDDKEKLFTNTLTLSQENRRVELFIDVPYYANPDNILIETKLDDDGTGKWMSVGKDRKFLLNNLGHGTHFLIVRMLVSDKHEYFYKKIKIIIPAFFYQTLWFKVFIIFLLLFLLYLSVRWRTSVHKKKNRELEAIIMLRTKTLSETVENLEITQAKLGREIEQQKKLIGTITHDITTPLKFIALTSKEALDYDEMNAYRTERILNSIYKSSNQLYNFTKTLKEYADIYNEYRTDETELYSFYDLVEEKKVLFDEIAANHNTTIINNIDKELMIQISKNILAVIIHNLMDNSVKYTRDGIITITGSYEEEGIILQITDTGIGMDEHKIEYYTKLQENIENEKLLLQKYGMGLHLILQLLQMLESKIIIRRNETKGTSFQLILKKSKK, from the coding sequence ATGATTGGTTTGTGTAGAAATATTCTTACAGTTGGTTTTCTGTTTGCTTTTCTTTTGATTTACTCTCAGCAATATACTGTGCAACTGTTCAATACAGATAACGGACTTCCTCAGAATAGTGTAAAAGATATTATAAAAGATAAATACGGCTTTATCTGGCTAACGACAGAAAATGGAATCGTAAGATATGACGGGCTTAATTTTTTTGTTCATAAAAATCTCCCATTGAATAGCCAGCGGTTTACTTATTTTTACGGTGATTCTAAAAAAGACAGCATTTTTACAGCAGGAGATTACGGAAAAACAGTTTTAATACACCAGAAAGTTCCCAAAGTAATTAACAATATAAAAAAATATCCAACAATTATTGTTAAAGATAATATCAATTATCATTTGTGCATTTCAAACTACACGTACAGTCCGTCTCCGGGAGTCTGTTTCTTTATGGATTTCAAGAAAGGAAAGTATTTAATAACACAAAATTCTTTTGTTTATGAAGACTATCATTCTAAATCCCGGATCAAAGTAAATGTAAAACCGCTTTATAAAAATAATCCCAATGCCTTTACAATAGGAGATATTTTGTTTTATATTGACAGAAATGCTAAAAAAGTAAGAAAAATAGAGGAAGGAAAAATTACAGATTCTTATGATCTGCCCATTGTAGCGGATCCCATGAGCAAAATATTCTGGAACAGAATAAATGGGCAGGGATTTGTATTGAACAATGATATTCTTTACAGGTGCATCTACAAGGATGGAACACTCAAGCTATTAAAACTGGCTCAGCTGGATCATATAAGCGAAAGCAACCTGATGAGCGTTTATTATGATGAAAAATATAAAAAGCTTTATATTGGGAGCAGCACAGACGGACTCAAAATAGTGAGTTTAACAGATTTTATTTCTTCAAAAAGGGGTACTCCAAAATCATCAGTTGTTTTTTATGCGATCCAGCCTTATAATGATTCGTGTGTAATTAATCCGGCAGGAGAAATCTACAACCGGAACGGACTGGTTAAAAGCAAAAACTTCGAAAAAAATATATCCTATTTTTTAAATTTTGACAAGCAGGGAAATATTGTAACCCGAAGAGAACAAACTCTTTTTGTATACAATAAAAATTCTGATTTTACTGATTTTCAAAGTATTTCCACGGGAGAAGATACTGTAAAAGATTTTTTCTTTGCCGATGGAAAATACTATGTACTGGCAGTGAAACAAAAAAAAGGAAATACAGAGTTCACAGGTACACTAAGCATTTATAAAGATTTACCCTATAAGTCTCTAAAGAAAAAATATCTGTTTGCAAATGAGCCTACCAAGGTTATATTAACAGAAAATGGTGATATTTTGGTGGGTACAATAAAAGGATTGTACAAAATATCTGTTAAGCATAATAAAATCTATGATTTAACCGGGAAAAATGAATTGTCAATTCGTGATATTGTGCATACTGCAGATGGAAATTTATGGGTAACCACTCTGGGAAGAGGCTTTTATCTTATAAAAAATAATCAGCTTATAAAAATGCCCGGTGATCCGGAAGGGAATCTTCTATCTCCACACACACTGCTGGAAGATCAGAATGGTTATTTCTGGATTCCAACAAACAATGGTTTGTACAAGATAAGAGAAAACATGCTGTTGAAATATGCGCAAAACCGGAATTTCAAACTGAACTATTACAGATATTCAAAAGAAGCAGGCTTTAACACCAACGAATTTAATGGCGGAAGTAATGTAAACGGCAACAAATTGAAAAATGGCGATTTTGTTTTACCCTCATTAAATGGACTGGTATTTTTTAATCCTTTGAAAGTTAAAAGTTATTATCCCACAGAGATGTATATAGAAAGGGCTTTGGTTGATGACAAGGAAAAATTGTTTACAAATACCTTAACGCTGAGCCAGGAAAACAGAAGGGTTGAGTTGTTTATTGATGTTCCTTACTACGCAAACCCTGATAATATTCTCATTGAAACAAAATTGGATGATGATGGAACCGGTAAATGGATGTCAGTAGGGAAAGACCGGAAGTTTTTACTCAATAATCTTGGTCATGGTACGCATTTTCTTATCGTCAGGATGCTTGTTTCTGATAAGCATGAATATTTTTATAAAAAAATTAAAATTATCATTCCTGCTTTTTTTTATCAGACGTTATGGTTTAAAGTCTTTATCATTTTCCTGTTACTTTTTTTACTTTATTTATCCGTAAGATGGCGGACGAGTGTTCATAAAAAGAAAAACCGCGAATTGGAAGCTATCATCATGTTAAGAACCAAAACGCTGTCAGAAACTGTAGAAAATCTGGAAATTACTCAAGCCAAGCTGGGAAGGGAAATTGAACAGCAGAAAAAGCTGATCGGGACCATTACTCATGATATTACCACACCATTGAAATTTATTGCTTTAACCAGCAAAGAAGCGTTGGATTATGATGAAATGAATGCATACCGTACAGAAAGAATTCTTAATTCTATTTATAAATCATCCAATCAGTTATACAATTTTACGAAAACACTGAAAGAATATGCTGATATATACAATGAATACAGAACTGATGAAACAGAATTGTATTCCTTCTATGATCTGGTGGAGGAAAAGAAAGTCCTTTTTGACGAGATTGCAGCCAATCATAATACGACAATTATTAATAATATAGACAAAGAGCTGATGATCCAGATCAGTAAAAATATCCTGGCTGTTATTATTCATAACCTGATGGATAATTCCGTAAAATATACAAGAGACGGGATTATTACCATTACCGGATCATATGAGGAGGAAGGTATTATTCTGCAAATTACAGATACAGGAATAGGCATGGATGAGCACAAGATTGAATACTATACCAAGCTTCAGGAGAATATTGAAAATGAAAAGCTCTTATTACAAAAATATGGCATGGGACTTCATCTGATTCTTCAGCTGCTCCAAATGTTAGAAAGTAAAATTATAATCAGAAGAAACGAAACAAAAGGGACTTCTTTCCAATTAATTCTTAAAAAATCTAAAAAATGA
- a CDS encoding response regulator transcription factor, translated as MIKKILIADDHDIVLTGTAIILESRIPDVLIDTASDYPEAFDKISMQKFDLLILDINMPESRNKKMISEIKLLDPDLKILVFSAYEEEIAIQYIKEGADGYINKLSKVDIISEAVMKMFSEGNYYPNGIVSKLLQPSTLDAIKSLSEREYEIFMLMVKGNGNLEISNEMDIQMSTISTYKKRIHKKLKTSNLADLIKLYEAYMS; from the coding sequence ATGATTAAAAAGATCCTTATAGCAGATGATCATGATATTGTATTAACAGGAACCGCCATCATTTTAGAATCACGCATTCCTGATGTACTGATAGATACGGCTTCAGATTATCCTGAAGCTTTCGATAAAATTTCAATGCAAAAATTTGATCTGCTTATTCTGGATATTAATATGCCTGAAAGCAGAAATAAGAAAATGATCTCAGAAATCAAACTGCTTGATCCTGACTTAAAAATACTTGTTTTTTCAGCTTATGAAGAAGAGATTGCCATACAGTATATCAAGGAAGGGGCAGATGGATATATTAATAAACTAAGTAAGGTAGATATCATTTCTGAAGCTGTGATGAAAATGTTTTCAGAAGGAAATTATTATCCAAACGGTATTGTCAGTAAACTTTTACAGCCTTCCACCCTTGATGCTATAAAGAGTTTATCAGAAAGAGAGTATGAAATTTTTATGCTCATGGTAAAAGGGAACGGTAATCTGGAAATTTCAAATGAGATGGATATTCAGATGTCCACAATCAGTACTTATAAAAAAAGAATCCATAAAAAACTAAAAACAAGTAACCTGGCAGATCTTATTAAATTATATGAAGCTTATATGTCATAA
- a CDS encoding C40 family peptidase, translated as MGLGLFEQKMRIKQWSVLLIASAFVVSCGSSKSVSGSKKSNTKTVAKSENLRKLDSKFNGSVSRSINDILKDAEKYIGTPYKFGGNTSSGFDCSGFTVKVFEENDFNLPRRSSDQAEAGKNIDIRDVKPGDLLFFATAGGSRVSHVGIVHDIGPDGEVKFIHASTSKGVMISSLNEKYWNKAYLHAQRVL; from the coding sequence ATGGGATTGGGATTATTTGAACAGAAAATGAGAATAAAGCAGTGGTCTGTTTTACTGATTGCATCTGCTTTTGTAGTGTCCTGTGGATCATCAAAAAGTGTTTCCGGCAGTAAGAAATCAAATACAAAAACAGTTGCAAAATCTGAGAACCTCAGAAAACTGGATTCAAAATTTAACGGAAGTGTATCCAGATCAATTAATGATATTCTGAAGGATGCTGAAAAATACATCGGAACACCCTATAAATTCGGAGGAAATACATCATCAGGCTTTGACTGTTCCGGATTTACTGTAAAAGTGTTTGAAGAAAATGACTTTAACCTTCCAAGAAGATCTTCTGATCAGGCTGAAGCCGGAAAAAATATTGATATCAGAGATGTAAAACCCGGTGACCTTTTGTTTTTTGCAACAGCAGGAGGAAGCAGAGTATCTCATGTTGGAATTGTTCATGATATTGGCCCTGACGGAGAAGTGAAGTTCATCCATGCTTCTACCTCAAAAGGAGTAATGATTTCATCCCTGAACGAAAAATACTGGAACAAAGCCTATCTTCATGCCCAAAGAGTTCTGTAA